From Aegilops tauschii subsp. strangulata cultivar AL8/78 chromosome 5, Aet v6.0, whole genome shotgun sequence:
TAGCCGATCACCTCCCAGGATCGCCTCCCCTTTCTTTCCTTGGCCCTTGAGACGGCGATATGAATTCTGGGGAGAAGCCGAGCCGTCCCGAATGGGCAGGGGGAAATATGCAAAACTGCACGATGGTCAAACCGCTTTTGGGTCAAATACGTCCACGTGTGCAAAATACGAGCCGAAACGGTACGAGTTACCGTACACTGACCCGGTTCAGCGAGTCCAGTGACCGTAACATCATGTTTCGTGAATACAGTGACCAAACTGAACCCTAGAGACAAGTTCAGTTACTGTAGATATaattttctcgcacacgagtgtGAGTATTCCAAACTATATTTGGAAGGCGACTGCCTTGTTTCTCTAGCACAGCACAGCACAGCACAGCACATCACGAGGCTTCTTCTTCTCCGTCTCTGTCGATCCCCACTCTGGAGAGCTCCAATCCACTCGCAAATCACTTCAATCCGACACATCCACCATCTAATCAGCCACCAAATCGAAGCTAACTATGCATCTCATCGCCTAGCAGCAGCACGCCGGAGGCGGAGGGGATCGAGGAGGAGGCAGGAGCCGCCGGATCCATCGAGCTACCGCGCGGCGGATCCAGATCCACCACCACCCGCGGGAGGGGTGATGAGGAGCCGCGTCCTGGGAGCAGGGCGCCGCCGCCTGGGCCTGGGCCGCATCTCAGCGGTCGGTTCTACTTCTATCTAGGGTTTCAACCAACAAATCGGCCTCCTAATCCCGGCCATGGAGTCGCCGCCGCACAAGCTCAATGTCGGCCGGGACGAGGACCGAATCAGCGCGCTCACCGACGACCTCCTCGTCGGAATCCTCGAGCGCCTCGACCTGCGCGAGGCGGTCCGCGCCAGTGCACTCTCGTCGCGGTGGCGTCACCTCCCCTACCGGCTATCGCGCCTGCACCTCGAGGTCGGTCACTTCCAAGGCGCCACGCCGCTCGAGGTCATGGACGCTTTCACGGGCGCGGCACAGAGGTTGCTCTCTCTGGTGGTTCCTCTGGCCGAGGGCGAGGGCGGCAGTGCTGCCATCATTCCCATCAAAGCCCTCGTCCTCAGCTTTTACATGTCACCCCCTCACCTGAGCGCCATAGGCCGCACCGTCGAGGACGCTGTGAGCTACGGCAAGACCGAATACCTTGAGTTCTCCATATCCCTGCCGCGAGGGAGCAACGCCAGCCTGCTTGCTGAATTCGGGCAGCAGTTCATGTCCTTCTCCCAGGCCTACCCGGTCGCCTTCTGGTGGCTCACGAGGCTTACACTCAAGAACCTTGTGTTTGGACATTCCGACGTCACGGAACTTATTAacgcttgcaataagctcaagcACCTCACCCTGAGTTCCTGCAGACTGGTTGATCAGCGGTCGGCGCTCAGGATTGATACCCCATGCTCGGGGCTTCGGAGGCTCGACTGCATCCGTTTTCGTTGTGAACGGATCGAACTCATCTCCGTCCCCGAGCTCAGGACAGTACTGTGCTGTTCTCGGCACTACGAGAACCCTCCAGTGCGCTTCGGCGACGTTCCCCAGCTTTGCCATGTGAACCTTGGTTATCTTGCCAAGGTGTCGCAAGCGCCATTCATGTTGAGTGAGTGCCTTTCAAGGAGTTCCAGGAATCTGTCAAAACTGAATCTCAATTTCTTCAGCCAAACGGTAAAGTTAATTTCCGTGCATTTACACATCACCCGCTCTTCTATTCTACCAATTTCAGCTGTGTATTTTGTGTTCTTCATGTTGCAGATTTGGATTCAGCCGGAGCAGCCGAAGCGGCTCACTGCTATATTCAGAAACCTGACCGACATGTATCTTTTTGGTATCTTCCCTGAGTGTGATCTGAGCTGGACCCTGTTTATCCTAGAAGCTGCACCTGCCCTACGGAATTTCAAGGTATGGATGTGACTCATTCTAGAATGGCATGTTACTGGAATATTCAGCATTAACAATATAGCAGGAAATTGATCTGATTTTCTAATCTACCACGAATGTTAGAAGTAGTGTGTACAGTCCTCATTTTAATTTTGCAGTAAGACAATGTCCGTGCAATACAAAAAAAAAAAATCTGCTGGATTGTAGTACCTTGTTTTAGAGTTCTCCAAAATTCTCTCCTTGTTTTCTTTTTGGCAAGGAGGAAAGATGCACATATCCCTTTTCATTAAAATTATTTATTACAAAGTATGTTGGTTGAAAGAAATAAATAAACCGGTGAGCACCATAGGAGGAATATATAGCTGTAGTTTCATAGGAATCCCAGAAGCATATTTATGCATCTTACTTTACGTAAGATTCAGTTCATGCAAATTCATCCAAAAACTCCACGGGGGGCTAGATTTAAATATTAGTATTGAGTGCTTTGAAACTTTTTAAGTGGTCAAAATATTTAATTGCAGTTGTTGTTTACATTGTCCTGCATTGGTTGGTGGCAAGTTTAGTTAACATGTGTTATCTATTTTCTATGTCCATGCATGAAGTTATCTCGAACTCGACATGCATGTGGCAAAAAGCTTTACGATACTGCCGAAAAGACGAATGTGGTGTGGGAGCCATCGAAGGATCTGAAGCATCTGAACTTGAAGTTGCTGATGATGTTAGGGTTCGAGGAGGAGGTCAAGGTGACAAACTATATAAGGCTAGTCATGGCACATGTTGTGAGGTTGAAGAGAATCGAGCTTCATGGTGAGGACCCATGCAAGGAGTGCAATGCCATTGACCCGAGGAGATCCCAGGTGGATGAAGCTAGCAGGCGTCAGATTAAGGAGCGACTCACACTTGAATCTTCCTTGTCTGCGAAGATAATAATTTGTTGATGGGTATGGCCAAGAAATGATAATAATCTCATGAAATAAGTGCTCATGGCTTCTGCTAGAGCGATGATGGATATTGGTTTAAAAAATACTTATTGGTGTCGACTTTACATTACAGCGTGGGTAGTATTATTTGTGCACTGCTTTTCAAATTGCTGATCTGTGCACCTCCTGGAGGGTTTGATTCAAATTTGTGAGGCATTCTCTTTTCAAAATGTGACTTTGGGATAGTAGAAAATGGTACCAGATGAAAAACAGTAAAATACGCTGATAGAGATTATGTTTTTAGCATCTCTTTTGCATAGCAAACAGCTCGTTTGATGATAGCGAATTTGGTGTCTGGGAAATGGTGTTCCATTTTCcttcttgtttttgttttttggtcGTGGCCAAAGGAGGgtcaaaaagaaaaggaaatttgTGCGTGACAAATTGACCAATGTAGAAAGTCGAATAAGAATTTGGTGGCCCAAGCCCATGGTTGCAACCACAAGCTTTTGTCCTCCTATAGCGACGGTCGAAGCTTGCTGATGCTGCTTGGAAAACGAGGAATGAATAGTGGCGTTGAAACTCCGGTCTGGAGGCGGAAGGTGATTCCCTGTGATTCCCTGTTTGAACCGAAGTTTTGTGCTTCTCTTTCGACGTGCACTCTTACTCCAGCGGGGTAGAACAAACTATCGTTGTTTCCACATTTGTGTTGTAGATTTGGAATTTAATCAAAGAATATGTTAAGTATAAAGTGGTTAGGAAAGTTGCTCTCTTCCTATTCCATTATCTGGAACAAATTGTGCATAAACTGGCTGATTCCTCTTTCCAAAATTGGACTGGGATCTGTCCAAATTTATTTAAGAACCATTTTTCTTTTGCTTTTATCTTGGCTGGCCGTGTCTGATTAAGCTGTTAATTTGCTAGAGTCTTGACTGAGCCATGCACAGCTGCAGATGCGGATGATTATAAAGATCATCAAGACAGACTGCAGTGTGGGTCTGTGAGACAAGCATGCCGACTGGTACTTGTTTATGTATTTTCTTGTTATTAGATGTGGATGCAATGTATCCATGAATTTAGTGTGGACTTTACGTTACAGTGTGGGTAATATATTTGAACACTGCTTTTCTAGTTGTCTACTGCATGCTGGTCTGGGCACTTCTTGGAGGGTTGTGTTCAAATTCTCGAGTCATTCTCTTCCAGAATTGTACTTCGGGAAACCTGAAATAGTAGAAAGTGGCCGCAAATAATACTGGAAAATCACCTGATAGAGATAGTGTTAGAAATATGGAGACCAAAATGAAGCAAGGTATGCAGCAGCAGAAAAATAATGAACATGCCTTTGTTGTACAGATATCCACCTCTTATAACAGAGGCACACTTTCCTGATACATCTCTATGGCTAAGAGTAGAAGTAAGGTTCCATCTTAGCGCCAAATTTTGGTTGAGTTCAGTTTTATTTCTGAATTTGCATAATATGCAAGTCTGGTCATTAGCTCTTGATACTAGACATGTTTTTCTTTTGCTCTAGTCAACAATCACAGATATGCCATATTAGTCAGCCACATGTTATATAGCATGGTAGGTTACCCTGATATGTTACATCTTAAATCTGGTCCAACTCGGCAATATGTTTTCCTAGTCTTGTACAATCCGGCCATCAGATGCAAACTAAAACAAATGTACAATCTGGTCCAACTCGGCAATATATTTTTCCTAGTCTTCCTATTCCATTATCTGGAACAAATTGTGCATAAACTGGTTGATTCCTCTTTCAGAAATTGGACCGGGATCTGTCCAGATTTATTTAAGAACCATTTTTCTTTTGCTTTTATCTTGGCCAGCAGTGTCTGATTAAGCTGTTAGTTTACTGCAGAGTCTTGACTCAGCCGTGCACAGTTGCAGATGCGGATGATTATCAAGACAGCCTGCAGTGTGAGTCTGTGAGACAAACATGCCAACTGGCACTTGTTTTACGTATTTTCCTGTTATTATGTGGATGCACAATGTATCCATGAATTGATTTGTTCTTCGTGTAACTGACACCAACTGTTAGTTGAAATAGCTTCATCGGTGGAGCTATGACTTTTCACCATTCATGTCATATATCAATTCCCGTGTTTGCTTTTATACATGTCGTATTATGATGCATGCGCCAATCTGAATCGTTGTACAATCTTACAAAGAGTCTTGCAAGGGATCACTTGACTAGTATATTATCTTCCCAACGATCATGTGTGGAGTTATTGAAGAAGTTCCCCGATAGGTCTTGTGTGGAGCTGCTCTTCAACGATCTTAAGAATGCTTTCTATGAAATTGAAGACATCTTAGAGGACAATGAGTTTCACTGTCAAGGAAACGATCCAAGATGGCAAGTTCAAATCAGATGGCGGCGCGCCTCTGCGTAAGACCGAGCTCATCACCCCCTAAAATAAGGTTTGTCCTTTGTGTCTATGTGTTTCCGTTCTGAAACATTGTGGTGGTACATATATATCACAATGATGCAGGGTTGGGGATTCTAACCTCtttttgaagaaaaaaacttGCAAAGAAATATTTGCAGACACAGTGAACCATTGACGATAATTAGCAGACGTCAGTCTTCACCACTGCACAGAGACACTCCCCTGTATGACTGACAGGGATGCTCGAGCATGCTTCTCGTCAGCAACTCTGCGGGCACGAAACGCACCTCCATGGCAAAGCCCACATTTTCGATCCAAAGTAGTGAAACATAAACGTACTTtaaaaaatactccctccgtccgaaaatacttgtcatcaaaatggataaaaagagatgtatatagaactaatatacatctagatacatcccctttaattcattttgatgacaagtatttccggacggaggtaGTATATATACTTGGTTCACTACCCTGACCTAAATAAATTGTAGAGTACAGTAGATCACAGGTTACCATGTGGTCATTTGCAGATCTTGGTTCGACCTATCTGGGTTTTTTAGGTGATGCCATACGCCTATTTAAACTTCAAAAGGGTTACATCATTTATTACATCCTGCAAGATAAAAGATGGGGGATTACCATCCCAAACTACTGGAGTGCTCGAATCAAAAGTATGTCTTGCAAGATTGTGCAGGACCATATTAGCCTTCCGAgggcgcgcgcgcgcgtgtgtgtgtgtgcgcgggcatggcgtgtgtgtgtgtgtgtgtgtgtgggcatggcgtgtgtgtgtgtgtgtgacagCCGTACAACCACTAGTCCTACCAACATTTGCCATATAGTGACTAGCAGTATTTTGGCTACAACGGATATAAGTGATACAAAAATTTAGTTCCTTCATCACCACTACCCACGGCTGATGTCCTGAATAAAAGAACATGGTTTCCTCCTCCTATTGTGCTATTTGTGGAGCCGCTGACTCATGGATGTATTCCCTAATTCAATGTACAAGGACACGATGTGTATGGGCACTGTCTGATTCAGAATTAGTTGAGCACATGCTAACAACGACTGAATGCAATGCAAAAGATTGGATATTCTCAATGAGGGATTATTGATCGCATGCGGGGTTCACCAAGCTGGTTATTACATGAAGGAAAATATCAGACTAGGTTCTTGTCAGACTTGGAAGTTTTACACCTAGTTAAACCTCAGAGCCCTCCTATCATCATGTAAAGATATTACGAGCCCTCCTATCATCATGTACATGGGCTGGCCCCTTGGACCAGCTAACAGGCCTGGCCCATTCAGGAACTAACGAGACGATAAAAGCTAGAGAGAGAGAGGCATCCAGTGGCACGGCGGCGGCTGCTACCTTCCTTGTCCtgccttcccccttctccttctgCAAGATAGAACTCCATGAATCCTTGTACTGGTTGTAATAGCCACTGCTGTTGAGTAATAATGATCGAGAGCTACGCCTTCCATCGCTACTCTTACAAAAGACATGGATTCCTCCTCCTCAAAGGTTTGTCAAATTGAATGTTGATGGGGCTCTGTCCAGTCAGGTTCAGTTTGTGCGATATGTCGTGATGATTCAGGTATGTATCTACACTTGTTTTTAACAGACGCAGCTACGCTTGAAGCTCACGCATACTGCGAAGCTCTATCGTTGG
This genomic window contains:
- the LOC109746933 gene encoding uncharacterized protein produces the protein MESPPHKLNVGRDEDRISALTDDLLVGILERLDLREAVRASALSSRWRHLPYRLSRLHLEVGHFQGATPLEVMDAFTGAAQRLLSLVVPLAEGEGGSAAIIPIKALVLSFYMSPPHLSAIGRTVEDAVSYGKTEYLEFSISLPRGSNASLLAEFGQQFMSFSQAYPVAFWWLTRLTLKNLVFGHSDVTELINACNKLKHLTLSSCRLVDQRSALRIDTPCSGLRRLDCIRFRCERIELISVPELRTVLCCSRHYENPPVRFGDVPQLCHVNLGYLAKVSQAPFMLSECLSRSSRNLSKLNLNFFSQTIWIQPEQPKRLTAIFRNLTDMYLFGIFPECDLSWTLFILEAAPALRNFKLSRTRHACGKKLYDTAEKTNVVWEPSKDLKHLNLKLLMMLGFEEEVKVTNYIRLVMAHVVRLKRIELHGEDPCKECNAIDPRRSQVDEASRRQIKERLTLESSLSAKIIIC